A genomic stretch from Achromobacter spanius includes:
- a CDS encoding sel1 repeat family protein, with protein sequence MTRKNLFISTLLLILFTALVALFWRHQFAHTPPSLRGMIEDPVGSNAHVYGESPREDAQALRALLADAQRGNPEAQFMQGLMLEQVDMKEALRWYETAAAQGHEASIERLTQLRGQAAAR encoded by the coding sequence ATGACACGTAAAAACCTGTTTATCTCGACCCTGCTCCTGATCCTGTTCACGGCGCTTGTGGCATTGTTCTGGCGCCACCAGTTCGCCCACACGCCGCCATCACTACGCGGGATGATCGAAGACCCCGTGGGCAGCAACGCGCACGTCTACGGCGAGTCACCCCGCGAGGACGCCCAGGCGCTGCGAGCCTTGCTGGCAGACGCGCAACGCGGCAACCCCGAGGCGCAGTTCATGCAGGGCCTGATGCTGGAACAGGTGGACATGAAAGAGGCGCTGCGCTGGTACGAGACGGCCGCAGCCCAGGGCCATGAGGCTTCCATCGAGCGCCTGACGCAATTGCGCGGGCAAGCAGCGGCTCGGTAG
- a CDS encoding adenosine deaminase, whose protein sequence is MYDWLNALPKAELHLHLEGSLEPELLFQLAQRNGVALPWPDIDALRGAYNYGNLQEFLDLYYMGANVLRTEQDFYDLTWAYLLKCREQNVVHTEPFFDPQTHTDRGIPFAVVLEGISRALEDGRKQLGVSSGLILSFLRHLPEEQAMRTLDEALPYRDAFVAVGLDSSEMGFPPRLFQRVFDRARAEGLPAVAHAGEEGPPEYIWEALDLLKVLRIDHGVRAAEDPNLIARLIDEQIPLTVCPLSNTRLRVFEHMRDHNILELLEAGVKVTVNSDDPAYFGGYVNENFHALYEHLGMTQEQAKALADNSLDARIMK, encoded by the coding sequence ATGTACGACTGGCTCAACGCACTGCCCAAGGCGGAACTGCACCTGCACCTGGAAGGCTCATTGGAACCCGAGCTGCTGTTCCAGTTGGCGCAACGCAACGGCGTGGCGCTGCCCTGGCCCGACATTGATGCCCTGCGCGGCGCCTACAACTACGGCAATCTTCAGGAATTCCTGGACCTGTATTACATGGGCGCAAACGTGTTGCGCACCGAACAGGACTTCTACGACCTGACCTGGGCCTATCTCCTGAAGTGCCGCGAGCAGAACGTCGTGCACACCGAACCTTTCTTCGACCCGCAAACGCATACCGACCGCGGCATTCCCTTCGCCGTCGTGCTGGAGGGCATCAGCCGGGCGCTGGAAGACGGGCGCAAGCAACTGGGCGTCTCCAGCGGATTGATCCTGAGTTTTCTGCGGCACCTGCCTGAAGAACAGGCCATGCGCACCCTGGACGAGGCCCTGCCCTACCGCGACGCCTTTGTCGCCGTCGGCCTGGACAGCAGTGAAATGGGCTTTCCGCCGCGTCTGTTCCAGCGCGTATTCGACCGCGCCCGCGCCGAAGGCCTGCCCGCCGTGGCGCACGCGGGCGAGGAAGGCCCGCCCGAATACATCTGGGAAGCGCTGGACCTGCTGAAGGTGCTGCGCATTGACCACGGCGTACGCGCCGCCGAAGACCCGAACCTGATCGCGCGCCTGATCGACGAACAGATCCCCCTGACCGTCTGTCCGCTGTCCAACACACGGCTGCGCGTGTTCGAACACATGCGCGATCACAACATCCTGGAGCTGTTGGAGGCGGGCGTGAAAGTCACGGTGAACTCCGACGACCCGGCTTACTTTGGCGGCTATGTGAACGAGAACTTCCATGCGCTGTATGAACATCTGGGCATGACGCAAGAGCAGGCCAAGGCGCTGGCGGACAACAGCTTGGACGCGCGAATCATGAAGTGA
- a CDS encoding LysR family transcriptional regulator — MTPFRGKLRIRHLEIVLTVSELGNLSKAAAQLHSTQSGLSRAIAEIEELVGARLFERTAKGTTCTPLGDAMCRHARLLLTDFRKAEIDLAAVSRGDEGSLTVGCFSMFAGWPVAEAARSFRQAYPRITLTIEIGTHERLIEDLDAGALDVLISRFSSTVNPQVYRSTTLLEDPVVLGCATDHPLAGLPDTTLADYVAYPWITALPGSRIRGELEMSLRQAGLAIPDMIGALSLEFGREMLLDGHYLWMLPGSVAAVRQARGELVVLPARPAIKKSPLAAIWRRDRPSTRQARAFAAHLEQAIQADQIALAA, encoded by the coding sequence ATGACACCGTTTCGAGGCAAACTCCGCATCCGGCACCTGGAAATCGTGCTGACCGTCTCCGAATTGGGCAACCTGTCCAAAGCGGCGGCGCAGTTGCACAGCACGCAATCGGGCTTGTCGCGCGCCATCGCTGAAATCGAAGAGTTGGTCGGCGCGCGCCTGTTCGAGCGCACCGCCAAGGGCACGACCTGCACGCCGCTGGGCGACGCCATGTGCCGCCATGCCCGCCTGCTGCTGACCGATTTCCGCAAGGCCGAGATTGATCTGGCCGCCGTGTCGCGTGGCGACGAAGGCAGCCTGACGGTCGGCTGTTTTTCCATGTTCGCGGGCTGGCCGGTGGCCGAAGCCGCGCGTTCGTTCCGGCAGGCTTATCCGCGCATCACGCTTACCATCGAGATCGGCACGCACGAGCGCCTGATCGAAGACCTGGACGCGGGCGCGTTGGACGTGCTGATCAGCCGTTTTTCGTCCACCGTCAATCCGCAGGTATACCGGTCCACCACCTTGCTGGAAGATCCCGTCGTGCTGGGCTGCGCCACGGATCATCCCTTGGCGGGGCTGCCGGACACCACGCTGGCCGACTACGTGGCTTACCCCTGGATTACCGCGTTGCCCGGCAGCCGCATCCGTGGCGAACTGGAAATGTCGCTGCGCCAGGCGGGTTTGGCAATTCCGGATATGATCGGCGCCCTGTCCCTGGAGTTCGGCCGCGAAATGCTGCTGGACGGGCACTACTTGTGGATGCTGCCCGGCAGCGTGGCCGCCGTCCGCCAGGCGCGCGGCGAACTCGTCGTGCTGCCCGCGCGCCCCGCCATCAAGAAATCGCCCCTGGCCGCGATCTGGCGGCGCGACCGCCCCAGCACCCGCCAGGCGCGCGCCTTTGCGGCGCACCTGGAGCAAGCCATCCAGGCGGATCAGATCGCGCTGGCCGCTTAG